TCCTGCTTTAACAGATCAACGCCGACTGCGGCTAAATTGTCGGATACAAGAATTTTCATTCAATCGCTCCACATTGCTTTCGGGATCAAAGGGCTGGGTCCCGAGTGATTTTTAAGTAGTAAACCAAAACTGCGCCCGGCTCAGTAGGCTTCCATGAGGATTTCCTGGGCGGCGGCAATTCCTTTTCCAAATTCCACGTTGTGACCGAACTTGCGCAAAGCCATTTCGAGAGCGGCGATCGCGGTGACGGTGTCAAAGGTATCGACATAGCCGAGATGCGCGATGCGAACGACTTTGCCCTTCCATTGATCCTGTCCCCCCGCCATGGTCACTCCAAAATCGTCGCGCAGGCTCTTCACCAGTTTGGCGCCGTCCACTCCTTCAGGAACGAAGACGCCGGTCAGGCTGTCTGCCGGAGCGTCCGGGGCGATCATTTTCAAACCCATCGCAGTGACAGCCGCGCGCGTGGCGCGCGCCAGACGATTGTGGCGTTTGAAAACGTTGTCGATTCCTTCTTCTTTAAGATCCTTCAAAACTTGTCGCAGTCCGATGACCAGAGACACGGCGGGCGTGTAGGCGGAAGTTTTGTCGGCGAGATTCTTTCTCTCTTTCTTGAAGTCGAAGTAGAAATGCGGGCAAGTCGATTTGTCGGCAAATTTCCATGCTTTTTCGCTCAAGGCCACCAGCCCGAGGCCGGGGGGCAATTGCAGAGATTTTTGCGAGCCCGTCACCAGGGCGTCGATGCCCCATTTGTCCATCGGCAGGTCGAAAACGCCGACGCCGGTGATGCCGTCCACGATCAGCAAAATATCGTCCCGGTCGCGAGTCAGTTTCGACAGCTCTTCGATGGGATGCGCGACGCCGGTCGAGGTTTCCGAAGCCTGCACTAAAATTCCCTTGATGTCGGGTTCTTTTGCAAGGATGTCCTTGATCGCGGCGGGGTCTGCGGCCTGGCCCCATTCCACATCGTGCCAGACGACCGTCATGCCGTAGGCTTGGGAAATTTTACCCCAACGTTCGCCGAATTTACCGCCGTTGATTGCGAGGACCTTGTCGCCCGGAGAAAAGAGATTGGTGATGCAACCTTCCATGCCGCCGGTTCCGGTGGATGCCAGAATCAAAACGTCCTGTTTGGTTTGAAACAGCGCCTTGGCGTCTTCTGCGGCTTCTGCGAAGATCGCGCTGAATTGCGGGGTGCGGTGGTGCATCATGGGTTGAGCCATTTCCAGCGCGACATGTTCTGCAACTGGTGTGGGGCCTGGAGCGAGAAGGTATTTTTTCTTCATTGTTGTATCCGTAATAATTTTGGGGTTGATTAATTGCTCTGGTTAAGAGGCATATGATAAAACGGCATCCGTATCCAAACTCAAATGAACACTTGATTTTGCCTGAAGTCGGTCAAGGAGAGGCGCGATAGGGGTTGCCGATCGCAACCAGGATATGCGTATTGGTCATAG
This window of the Candidatus Nitrohelix vancouverensis genome carries:
- a CDS encoding alanine--glyoxylate aminotransferase family protein, whose product is MKKKYLLAPGPTPVAEHVALEMAQPMMHHRTPQFSAIFAEAAEDAKALFQTKQDVLILASTGTGGMEGCITNLFSPGDKVLAINGGKFGERWGKISQAYGMTVVWHDVEWGQAADPAAIKDILAKEPDIKGILVQASETSTGVAHPIEELSKLTRDRDDILLIVDGITGVGVFDLPMDKWGIDALVTGSQKSLQLPPGLGLVALSEKAWKFADKSTCPHFYFDFKKERKNLADKTSAYTPAVSLVIGLRQVLKDLKEEGIDNVFKRHNRLARATRAAVTAMGLKMIAPDAPADSLTGVFVPEGVDGAKLVKSLRDDFGVTMAGGQDQWKGKVVRIAHLGYVDTFDTVTAIAALEMALRKFGHNVEFGKGIAAAQEILMEAY